Proteins from one Chroicocephalus ridibundus chromosome 16, bChrRid1.1, whole genome shotgun sequence genomic window:
- the TNFRSF4 gene encoding tumor necrosis factor receptor superfamily member 4, translated as MLGVSQQLTYEFVLVASSLESLLSKFATIRILLGQQGCIMVAVGFYSYFSTVSFLLLAVPISHCLVLKCKEHHYLFREKCCKDCAPGERMRSRCTTTTDTVCAPCQDEYFNSEHNHSFCKSCTICDTTKGSKEVKKCEKTSDRICMCDAGYMPDDSHPLRSACLPCPEGSYSTGRNENCKPWTNCSVLGKSTLRPGTKTADAVCSNHVTQPATSQSATPALNLSNADHKNKMSTATFSPSRSSVIPFICTDTNSPTETNWGSLSLILVCLILLMVSGMSILLLIIQAAKKETKRRKNRQGGGSCRYPVQEEQIHSNSSLIKN; from the exons ATGCTGGGAGTTTCCCAGCAACTGACATATGAATTTGTTCTGGTTGCCAGCAGTTTAGAATCACTTCTCTCAAAGTTTGCCACTATTAGAATTTTGCTGGGACAACAGGGCTGCATTATGGTAGCTGTAGGTTTTTACTCGTATTTTTCTACTGTTTCGTTCTTGCTGCTGGCAGTCCCTATTAGCCATTGCTTGGTATTGAAATGCAAAGAACATCACTATCTTTTCCGTGAAAAATGCTGTAAGGACTGTGCCCCTG GTGAAAGAATGAGAAGCCGCTGCACAACAACAACAGACACAGTCTGCGCTCCCTGTCAAGACGAATACTTTAATAGTGAGCACAACCACAGCTTCTGCAAGAGTTGTACGATCTGTGACACTA CAAAGGGGAGCAAGGAAGTGAAGAAGTGTGAGAAGACCTCTGACAGAATTTGCATGTGTGATGCAGGTTACATGCCAGATGACAGCCATCCACTGCGAAGCG catgctTACCATGTCCTGAAGGGTCTTATTCCACAGGGAGAAATGAAAACTGCAAACCTTGGACCAA CTGCAGCGTTCTTGGGAAAAGCACTCTTCGACCAGGGACAAAAACAGCTGATGCTGTTTGCAGCAACCATGTCACACAGCCAGCTACCTCGCAGAGTGCAACACCTGCTTTGAATCTTTCCAATGCTGACCACAAGAATAAGATGTCGACTGCAACGTTCTCACCGTCCAGATCTAGTGTGATTCCTTTCATTTGCACGGATACAAACAGCCCCACAGAGACTAACTGGG GGTCTTTATCACTTATCCTTGTTTGTCTGATATTGCTCATGGTGAGTGGAATGTCCATCCTTCTGTTGATTATCCAAGCAGCCAAAAAAGAGaccaagaggaggaaaaaccgTCAAG GAGGAGGGAGCTGTCGATACCCTGTCCAGGAAGAACAAATTCACTCCAATTCTAGTCTCATCAAAAACTGA
- the SDF4 gene encoding 45 kDa calcium-binding protein yields MMSRQAFLCSLGSLYLFLLFVFLLMDVYARPANNSALKEKPADSKDENEILPPDHLNGVKMEMDGHLNKEFHQEVFLGKEMEEFEEDSEPRKNRKKLMVIFSKVDINNDKKISAKEMQRWIMEKTDEHFQEAVEENKMHFRAVDPDGDGHVSWDEYKIKFLASKGFNEKEIAEKIKNNEELKIDEETQEVLDNLKDRWYQADNPPPDLLLNEEEFLSFLHPEHSRGMLKFMVKEIIRDLDQDGDKKLTLSEFISLPVGTVENQQAQDIDDDWVKDRRKEFEEVIDANHDGIVTMEELEEYMDPMNEYNALNEAKQMIAVADENQNHHLELEEILKYSEYFTGSKLMDYARNVHEEF; encoded by the exons atgatgtcAAGGCAGGCCTTTCTCTGCAGTTTGGGATCTCTGTATTTGTTCCTTCTGTTTGTATTTCTTCTAATGGATGTTTATGCAAGGCCTGCAAATAATTCTGCCCTCAAAGAAAAGCCAGCTGACAGTAAAGATGAAAATGAGATCTTGCCCCCAGATCACTTGAATGGGGTCAAAATGGAGATGGATGGACATCTGAACAAAGAATTTCATCAAGAAGTTTTTCTAGGAAAAGAGATGGAAGAGTTTGAGGAAGATTCAGAACCcagaaaaaataggaagaagCTCATGGTCATCTTTTCAAA GGTGGatataaataatgataaaaagaTAAGTGCAAAAGAGATGCAGCGCTGGATCATGGAAAAGACAGATGAACATTTCCAGGAAGCTGTGGAGGAGAATAAAATGCACTTCCGAGCTGTGGACCCTGATGGCGATG GCCATGTGTCCTGGgatgaatataaaattaaatttttggcAAGTAAGGGCTTTAATGAAAAAGAGATTGCAGAGAAGATAAAAAACAACGAAGAGTTGAAAATAGACGAAGAAA CACAGGAAGTTTTAGATAACCTGAAGGATCGGTGGTACCAAGCTGACAACCCACCTCCTGATCTGTTGTTGAACGAGGAAGAATTCTTGTCCTTTCTTCATCCAGAGCACAGTAGGGGGATGCTGAAGTTCATGGTGAAAGAAATCATCCGAGATTTGG ATCAAGACGGAGATAAGAAACTTACCCTGTCAGAGTTCATTTCATTACCTGTTGGTACCGTAGAGAACCAGCAAGCTCAAGATATTGATGATGACTGGGtaaaagacagaaggaaggaaTTTGAGGAGGTCATCGACGCTAACCACGATGGTATTGTCACAATGGAAGAGCTGGAG GAATATATGGATCCTATGAATGAATACAATGCCCTAAATGAAGCGAAGCAAATGATAGCAGTAGCAGATGAAAATCAAAACCATCACTTGGAGCTGGAGGAGATCCTGAAATACAGTGAATACTTCACAGGCAGCAAGCTTATGGACTATGCACGTAACGTCCATGAGGAGTTCTGA
- the B3GALT6 gene encoding beta-1,3-galactosyltransferase 6, translating into MKLLRLLCRHKTALGLGGLSLFAVVLLYLAKCTSEGLRPLPAPRGLPHNQPAALPPRGARGPQPPAAPPSSPEETAFLAVLITSGPKYSERRSIIRSTWLSAAGRPPHDDIWSRFVIGTAGLGAEELRSLELEQSRHRDLLLLPELRDSYENLTAKVLATYVWLDLHLDFQFALKADDDTFVRLDVLVEELRAKEPRRLYWGFFSGRGRVKSGGKWKESAWVLCDYYLPYALGGGYVISADLVHYLRLSRDYLNMWQSEDVSLGVWLAPIDVKRVHDPRFDTEYKSRGCNNKYIVTHKQSIEDMLEKHQTLAKEGKLCKEEVKLRLSYMYDWGVPPSQCCQRKDGIP; encoded by the coding sequence ATGAAGCTGCTGCGCTTGCTGTGCCGCCACAAGACGGCCCTGGGCCTGGGCGGCCTGTCACTCTTCGCCGTGGTCCTGCTTTACCTGGCCAAGTGCACCTCCGAGGGCCTCCGGCCTCTGCCAGCCCCCCGCGGGCTGCCACACAACCAGCCAGCTGCCCTGCCACCACGGGGTGCCAGGGGGccacagccccccgccgccccgccatcTTCCCCTGAGGAGACTGCCTTCCTGGCCGTGCTCATCACCAGCGGCCCCAAGTACAGCGAGCGTCGCAGCATCATCCGCAGCACATGGCTGTCAGCCGCTGGGCGTCCCCCTCACGATGACATCTGGAGCCGCTTCGTGATCGGCACGGCAGGGCTCGGGGCAGAGGAGCTTCGTAGCCTGGAGCTAGAGCAGAGCCGTCACAGAGACCTTCTCCTCCTGCCGGAGCTGCGGGATTCCTACGAGAACCTGACTGCTAAAGTCCTGGCCACGTACGTCTGGCTGGATCTGCACCTGGACTTCCAGTTTGCCCTGAAGGCCGACGACGATACCTTCGTACGCTTGGATGTGCTCGTGGAAGAGCTGAGAGCCAAGGAGCCACGTCGCCTCTACTGGGGCTTCTTTTCTGGCCGCGGCCGGGTGAAGTCTGGCGGCAAATGGAAAGAGAGCGCCTGGGTGCTCTGTGACTACTATCTACCGTATGCTCTGGGTGGTGGTTACGTGATTTCTGCAGATCTGGTGCACTATTTGCGTCTTAGCAGAGACTACCTGAACATGTGGCAGAGTGAAGATGTCTCCCTGGGGGTTTGGTTGGCTCCCATCGATGTGAAGAGAGTGCACGATCCTCGTTTTGACACTGAGTATAAGTCCCGAGGTTGCAACAATAAGTATATAGTAACTCATAAGCAAAGCATCGAGGACATGCTGGAAAAGCACCAGACCCTGGCTAAAGAAGGAAAGCTCTGTAAGGAGGAGGTTAAGCTCAGGCTTTCCTACATGTATGATTGGGGAGTGCCTCCTTCACAGTGTTGCCAAAGGAAGGATGGCATCCCGTGA